A DNA window from Roseovarius sp. Pro17 contains the following coding sequences:
- a CDS encoding GyrI-like domain-containing protein, which translates to MDVDHNQLSSGKKLGRNVVAINRLPTDVTDTGSNLVAQDDLRSAACSPCSDKLELPEGTEELRRPAGIYAKLEYKGPYADMKDTYRWLYGVWLPKSGFEISERPASEAYLNSPVDTKPEDLRSDMFLPVESQS; encoded by the coding sequence ATGGATGTCGATCATAATCAGCTTTCGTCAGGGAAGAAGTTAGGCCGCAACGTCGTCGCCATTAATAGGCTTCCGACAGACGTGACCGATACTGGCAGTAATCTTGTCGCTCAGGACGATCTGCGGTCTGCTGCATGCTCACCGTGCTCTGATAAGCTTGAGTTGCCTGAAGGAACTGAAGAACTTCGGCGTCCCGCAGGTATCTATGCAAAGCTGGAATACAAAGGCCCCTACGCAGATATGAAAGATACATACCGTTGGCTCTACGGCGTCTGGTTGCCAAAATCCGGCTTTGAAATTTCCGAACGCCCCGCCTCTGAAGCCTACCTCAACTCGCCGGTCGATACCAAGCCGGAAGATCTACGCAGCGACATGTTCCTGCCAGTGGAGAGCCAGTCATGA
- a CDS encoding DUF1801 domain-containing protein — protein MSYMKTIPPNVLQAFQEVSPPHRKALLDVRQLIFDVAGNDPRIGPIEETLRWGEPAYVTTKNKTGSTIRLGIEKISSMPALFFNCNTTLVEEFRQQFGGSLTFSKNRAVILDGELGPLSCALKTCIAAALTYHLRD, from the coding sequence ATGAGCTATATGAAAACCATTCCGCCCAACGTCCTACAGGCGTTCCAAGAGGTCTCACCACCACACCGCAAAGCCCTGCTTGACGTCCGCCAGTTGATATTTGACGTTGCCGGCAATGACCCGCGCATCGGACCGATTGAAGAGACCCTACGTTGGGGCGAACCGGCCTACGTCACGACCAAGAACAAGACTGGAAGTACGATCCGACTTGGTATCGAAAAGATCTCTAGCATGCCTGCGCTGTTCTTCAACTGCAACACCACTTTGGTTGAGGAGTTTCGTCAACAATTCGGTGGGTCTCTGACATTCTCAAAGAACCGAGCGGTTATTCTTGACGGTGAACTGGGTCCGCTCAGTTGCGCCCTTAAAACATGTATCGCGGCGGCATTGACCTACCACCTACGAGACTAG